From a single Marinobacter sp. THAF197a genomic region:
- a CDS encoding PAS domain-containing methyl-accepting chemotaxis protein has product MRRNEPVTGKERDFPAQYHLITTTDLKGKITAANDEFAEVAGFSVDELIGQPHNMIRHPDMPPEAFANLWHTIRGGESWRGIVKNRCKNGDHYWVDAYVTPIMKNGELVEFQSVRSRPTRAQIHRAEKAYAAWHEGKLPRRFQAVSPPLISKLACLYASLAGGLLLFGLAELTLAHMLTLQALVLGVFGVLFWLTLPMMQTARDTCCEAHPVMPWIYTGRRDEGAWIEFDRQKRDSTLRAVSARMHANIGKLHGRKQRTMEWVSSSVSSIRSQQTDIENITRAFEELAQSVQRVNEMTCRTQQASADARKSAHQCQSRMEGVNESISRLHNRLSDANQEMDKLAGQSDTISVVLEVISDIAEQTNLLALNAAIEAARAGESGRGFAVVAEEIRGLAQRTHESTRRIDTMIENLQAETRTVVGVIMEGGEACEQTATMAREASEALGTTLKDIDIIDDCAREVAGASEQQSALALQVEQQAENLLHLGNQSVKSSESAHQESEQLGNNVDQAQLLTSHFLKMLCDRLLPAQTRQVKQQFPEAAQ; this is encoded by the coding sequence ATGCGCAGGAATGAACCGGTCACCGGCAAAGAGCGCGACTTTCCCGCTCAATACCACTTGATCACCACCACGGATCTGAAAGGCAAGATCACTGCCGCCAACGATGAATTTGCAGAAGTAGCAGGGTTCTCTGTTGATGAACTGATCGGCCAGCCCCACAACATGATTCGCCACCCGGATATGCCCCCGGAAGCCTTTGCGAACCTGTGGCACACCATCCGCGGTGGTGAGTCCTGGCGCGGAATCGTCAAGAACCGCTGCAAGAACGGCGATCACTACTGGGTGGATGCTTACGTCACTCCGATCATGAAAAATGGTGAACTGGTTGAGTTCCAGTCCGTGCGCTCACGGCCTACCCGGGCCCAGATTCATCGCGCCGAGAAGGCCTACGCCGCCTGGCATGAAGGCAAATTACCGCGCCGTTTCCAGGCCGTCAGTCCTCCGCTGATTTCCAAGCTCGCTTGCCTTTATGCCTCTTTGGCCGGCGGCCTTTTGCTGTTCGGGCTGGCCGAGCTGACGCTTGCCCATATGCTGACACTGCAGGCATTAGTGTTGGGCGTTTTCGGCGTGCTGTTCTGGCTGACCCTTCCAATGATGCAAACCGCCCGCGATACCTGCTGCGAAGCTCACCCGGTTATGCCCTGGATCTATACCGGCCGCCGGGATGAAGGCGCCTGGATAGAATTCGACCGGCAAAAGCGGGATAGCACCCTGCGGGCGGTCTCTGCCCGAATGCACGCCAACATCGGTAAGCTGCATGGGCGCAAGCAGCGCACCATGGAGTGGGTTTCCAGCTCGGTCAGCAGCATCCGCAGCCAGCAAACGGATATCGAGAACATTACCCGAGCTTTCGAAGAGCTGGCCCAGAGCGTTCAAAGGGTTAACGAAATGACCTGCCGCACTCAACAAGCCAGCGCAGATGCCCGGAAATCAGCGCACCAGTGCCAGAGCCGCATGGAAGGCGTGAACGAGTCGATATCCAGGCTTCACAACCGCCTGTCCGACGCCAATCAGGAAATGGATAAATTGGCCGGGCAAAGCGACACCATCAGTGTGGTACTGGAAGTGATCTCCGATATTGCGGAACAAACCAACTTACTGGCTCTGAACGCCGCTATCGAGGCAGCGCGAGCCGGTGAATCCGGACGAGGCTTTGCCGTGGTCGCCGAAGAAATACGCGGGCTGGCCCAACGCACCCACGAATCCACCCGCCGTATCGACACCATGATAGAAAACCTGCAGGCGGAAACCCGGACGGTCGTCGGGGTAATCATGGAAGGTGGCGAGGCTTGTGAGCAAACCGCCACGATGGCCCGCGAGGCAAGCGAGGCACTGGGAACCACCCTAAAAGACATAGACATTATCGATGACTGTGCCCGGGAAGTGGCCGGAGCCTCCGAGCAGCAGTCGGCCCTGGCACTGCAGGTAGAGCAGCAAGCTGAAAACCTGCTGCATTTGGGCAATCAGTCTGTCAAAAGCAGCGAAAGCGCCCACCAGGAATCGGAACAACTGGGCAACAACGTGGACCAGGCACAGCTGCTGACCAGTCATTTTCTAAAGATGCTTTGTGATCGCTTGCTGCCCGCTCAGACCAGGCAGGTCAAACAGCAATTTCCCGAGGCGGCGCAATAG
- a CDS encoding lipase secretion chaperone produces MTKQPIALRRWVLPGALLAVVAGSGLWWALTPQADTGTANTTPQQATEKAAQQSGSTSLAPTAIVAPSAPVAETRTPESLGPNPFAPSLQGTDIDGVLQADDNGQLIVNLEVRDFFDYFLSTVGEVSPETAIGQIQQMARQHLPESAAQQALALLDQYLDYKQASLAVMQTELDPARQHEPAYQLSTLGNALAQLKGLRQQTFAPDAHQAFFGMEEAYSEYTLATLAIQQRTDLTDQGKQALVEWHRNQLPDTLKSTEQRLEASAQQHQERVLAVESATSPEAAGQRLTELGLDRQSVDGVVSYLQQQEAFQARFESFRKDLQSSVAGGLVDAEQQQHQEQLLQQHFQDEQEQTWARLKLLDQS; encoded by the coding sequence ATGACGAAACAACCCATCGCATTGCGTCGATGGGTGCTTCCCGGAGCATTGCTGGCTGTTGTGGCCGGCAGTGGCCTCTGGTGGGCACTGACGCCGCAAGCAGATACGGGCACCGCCAACACAACACCTCAGCAGGCAACTGAAAAGGCCGCTCAGCAGTCTGGTTCAACCAGCCTTGCCCCGACAGCCATTGTCGCCCCCAGCGCACCGGTTGCTGAAACCCGAACCCCGGAGTCCCTGGGTCCCAACCCATTTGCGCCCTCACTGCAGGGTACCGATATAGACGGCGTTCTGCAGGCGGACGACAACGGTCAGCTGATCGTGAATCTGGAGGTCAGGGATTTCTTCGATTATTTCCTGAGCACCGTCGGCGAGGTGTCACCGGAGACCGCCATTGGCCAGATTCAGCAGATGGCTCGCCAACACCTGCCCGAGAGCGCGGCACAACAAGCCCTCGCGTTACTGGACCAATACCTGGACTACAAACAGGCTTCCCTGGCGGTCATGCAAACCGAACTGGACCCGGCCCGCCAGCATGAACCCGCCTATCAGCTTTCTACTCTGGGTAATGCCCTGGCTCAGCTGAAGGGTCTGCGGCAACAAACCTTCGCACCCGATGCTCATCAAGCCTTCTTCGGCATGGAAGAAGCCTACAGCGAATATACCCTGGCCACGCTGGCCATTCAGCAGCGGACCGACCTGACCGATCAGGGAAAACAGGCCCTGGTGGAATGGCACCGCAACCAGCTGCCAGACACCCTGAAATCCACCGAACAACGGCTGGAAGCCAGCGCACAACAACATCAGGAACGGGTTCTCGCCGTGGAGTCGGCCACCTCCCCGGAAGCGGCGGGACAACGACTCACCGAGCTGGGGCTTGATCGGCAGAGCGTTGACGGCGTCGTCAGTTACCTCCAGCAACAGGAAGCCTTCCAGGCTCGGTTCGAAAGCTTCCGGAAGGACCTGCAAAGCAGCGTTGCCGGCGGTCTCGTGGATGCCGAACAACAGCAACATCAGGAACAATTGTTACAGCAACACTTCCAGGATGAACAGGAACAGACCTGGGCAAGACTGAAGCTGCTGGATCAAAGCTGA
- a CDS encoding putative bifunctional diguanylate cyclase/phosphodiesterase yields MQALREQDFKALVDNHPRAIMLATPDARIAYVNLMFQAVTGYLPEEVVGQKPSVLSSGLHSHEFYQTMWRSLNQTGCWEGLIWNRRKNGENYPQWLNIYPVDYQGQRLFAGVFMDVGELTASNERLASLAYYDPLTELPNRSLFQEFLKARVGQYKAGKGCFAVVYIDLDFFKAVNDLHGHDCGDRVLQQAAACVKSVLRDGDVVARLSGDEFAAIVELEDESELPVVCQRMSGIFQAPMLVEHREHFLSASVGAAVFPKHGETASALLQNADRAMHAAKLSGRACYRIYSAVDGEEGQFHQRLSEALIASLKVAPEEFSVVYQPQYDLANGSMVGLEALLRWHHPELGAVSPADFVPVAEQRGHIHELTEQLVRHIMADLQRCEVGWGSGCRLAINISARQISDGRLEPMLEPLFSSLEARGWCPEIEITETNLMNLSRRCLAKLQSFVDRGIMVAIDDFGTGYSSLAYLHALPVKVLKIDRQFVHRLGPDGRDSRIVSAILAIAEALDLEVVAEGIETEEQRRRLRELNCHRGQGFLLARPTPLADLSLA; encoded by the coding sequence ATGCAGGCGTTGAGAGAACAGGATTTCAAGGCGTTGGTGGACAACCACCCCAGAGCTATCATGCTGGCTACGCCAGATGCCCGGATTGCCTACGTCAACCTCATGTTCCAGGCGGTGACCGGCTATCTGCCAGAAGAAGTCGTGGGGCAGAAGCCATCGGTGCTGAGCTCCGGGCTGCATTCGCACGAGTTCTATCAGACCATGTGGCGCAGCCTGAATCAGACCGGATGCTGGGAGGGACTGATCTGGAACCGGCGCAAAAATGGCGAGAACTATCCGCAGTGGCTCAATATCTACCCGGTAGACTACCAGGGACAGAGGCTGTTTGCCGGCGTTTTCATGGATGTTGGTGAGCTGACTGCCAGTAACGAACGTCTGGCGTCTCTGGCTTACTATGATCCACTCACCGAGCTGCCAAATCGCTCGCTGTTCCAGGAGTTTCTGAAAGCAAGGGTCGGGCAATACAAGGCAGGCAAAGGCTGTTTCGCCGTAGTCTACATCGATCTGGATTTCTTCAAAGCAGTCAATGATCTCCATGGCCATGACTGTGGCGATCGAGTGCTTCAGCAGGCGGCGGCCTGTGTGAAGAGTGTGCTTCGAGATGGGGATGTCGTTGCTCGGCTATCCGGGGACGAATTTGCAGCCATTGTCGAGCTGGAGGATGAGTCTGAGTTACCCGTGGTTTGCCAGCGCATGAGCGGGATATTCCAGGCGCCAATGCTGGTGGAGCACCGGGAGCATTTCCTGTCGGCCTCTGTGGGGGCTGCGGTGTTTCCAAAGCATGGGGAAACGGCTTCGGCCCTGCTGCAAAATGCTGATCGTGCAATGCACGCGGCCAAGCTCTCAGGCCGCGCCTGTTATCGAATCTACAGCGCCGTGGACGGTGAGGAGGGGCAGTTCCATCAGCGCTTGTCTGAAGCATTGATTGCTTCGCTCAAGGTGGCTCCGGAGGAGTTTTCCGTGGTGTACCAGCCCCAGTACGACCTGGCAAATGGCTCCATGGTAGGGCTGGAGGCCCTGTTGCGTTGGCACCACCCTGAACTCGGGGCAGTATCGCCGGCGGATTTTGTCCCGGTGGCAGAGCAGCGTGGCCACATACATGAGCTTACTGAGCAACTCGTACGGCACATCATGGCGGACCTTCAGCGATGTGAAGTCGGTTGGGGCAGTGGGTGTCGGCTAGCGATTAATATTTCCGCCCGGCAGATTTCGGACGGGCGGCTGGAGCCGATGCTGGAGCCGCTGTTCTCGAGCCTGGAGGCCCGGGGGTGGTGCCCGGAAATCGAGATTACCGAAACCAACCTGATGAATCTGTCGCGCCGCTGCCTCGCCAAGCTCCAGTCGTTTGTGGACCGGGGCATCATGGTTGCCATCGATGACTTTGGTACCGGCTATTCATCATTGGCCTACTTGCATGCCTTGCCGGTCAAGGTTCTGAAGATCGACCGTCAATTTGTCCATCGTCTCGGGCCGGATGGTCGCGACTCGCGCATCGTGTCAGCCATTCTGGCCATAGCCGAGGCGCTGGATCTGGAGGTCGTTGCCGAAGGTATTGAAACCGAAGAGCAGCGCCGCAGGCTGCGGGAACTAAACTGCCATCGTGGTCAAGGCTTTCTGTTGGCAAGGCCGACGCCACTGGCCGACCTGTCATTGGCCTGA
- a CDS encoding AraC family transcriptional regulator: MRTLNAKPELEAYLRLSGAGCGEWLAAMTELLGCGGITCGLTRPQGLVGSLSALDVEAGLVCVLDVAQDMLLADCCMPQRLLVATIHGSAQVSSEGGPGVSAFPLIMIPAGQTFSLRISKNSRLVLVYPVSELVPVWPRPGLDVALAGHIHRFLMKADYFQDHQDASRETLALFERLEQQLATGRVELPEELPVLDRRLARVIEKIRSEQDWDFDLQELANHSGASERNLYYLMKRETGMTPYRFYQRCRLIRVRKRLVDCQCDVPHISWYAADEGFTHLGRFAALYREHFGELPSETVQWRRRLQVEPVMEPADFAMT; this comes from the coding sequence ATGCGAACTCTGAATGCCAAACCGGAATTGGAAGCCTACCTGCGATTGAGTGGTGCAGGTTGTGGAGAGTGGCTGGCCGCCATGACAGAGCTGCTCGGGTGCGGGGGAATAACCTGTGGCCTGACTCGTCCCCAGGGATTGGTGGGTTCGTTGTCAGCCCTTGATGTAGAGGCTGGCTTGGTCTGTGTGCTTGATGTCGCTCAGGATATGCTGCTTGCCGACTGCTGCATGCCTCAGAGGCTTCTGGTAGCCACCATTCACGGATCGGCTCAGGTATCGTCAGAAGGTGGCCCTGGTGTGTCTGCCTTTCCGTTGATCATGATTCCCGCTGGCCAAACATTCAGCTTGAGAATCAGCAAGAACAGTCGGCTGGTACTGGTGTATCCGGTGAGTGAGCTGGTACCAGTGTGGCCCCGGCCAGGCCTGGACGTGGCGTTGGCTGGTCATATCCATCGTTTTCTAATGAAGGCGGATTATTTTCAGGATCATCAGGATGCCAGTCGGGAGACACTTGCTCTGTTTGAACGCCTGGAACAGCAACTGGCGACGGGCAGGGTTGAACTGCCCGAAGAACTGCCAGTACTGGACCGGAGGCTGGCGAGGGTGATTGAGAAAATTCGTAGCGAACAGGACTGGGATTTTGATCTGCAGGAACTGGCTAACCATTCCGGGGCCAGCGAACGTAACCTGTATTACCTGATGAAGCGGGAAACCGGCATGACCCCTTACCGCTTCTATCAGCGCTGCCGTCTGATACGCGTGCGCAAACGCCTGGTGGATTGCCAGTGCGACGTGCCACATATTTCCTGGTATGCCGCTGACGAGGGCTTTACCCATCTGGGCCGCTTCGCCGCGCTGTATCGGGAACACTTCGGCGAGCTGCCCAGTGAAACTGTGCAGTGGCGACGTCGGCTGCAGGTTGAGCCAGTGATGGAGCCCGCCGACTTTGCCATGACCTGA
- a CDS encoding esterase/lipase family protein, which produces MRIAMPFRLMAAALMLVFSMVSHASYTQTRHPIVLVHGVTGFNTIGGLVNYFHTIPWNLERSGAKVYTASVSFVNSSEQRGQQLANYVNSLGHSKVNLMAHSQGAPTSRVTASLIPHRIASVTSINGVNKGSKVADVIRGILPPGSYVEGGVDAIANALGGLINALSGSNNPQDGVAALETLTTPGTTSLNNALGWKGVNRNACAGTAEDVWINGNRVKFFSWTGRGIWTNVFDITDPFLGVTSLAFGSEPSDGLVGVCSTMMGNVIGTHYDMNHVDAINHLLGARSLWTNPVSLYRSHANRLKNRGL; this is translated from the coding sequence ATGCGAATTGCCATGCCTTTTCGGCTGATGGCCGCGGCCCTCATGCTGGTCTTCTCAATGGTGAGCCACGCCAGCTACACCCAGACCCGCCACCCGATTGTGCTGGTTCATGGTGTGACCGGTTTCAACACCATCGGTGGTCTGGTCAACTATTTCCATACCATCCCCTGGAACCTGGAGCGCAGCGGCGCAAAGGTCTACACCGCCAGTGTTTCATTCGTAAACAGCAGTGAGCAGCGCGGTCAGCAGCTGGCCAACTACGTCAACAGTCTTGGTCACTCCAAGGTCAACCTGATGGCGCACAGCCAGGGCGCGCCCACCTCCCGGGTCACCGCCTCCCTGATTCCCCACCGCATTGCCTCTGTTACCTCAATCAATGGTGTCAACAAGGGGTCGAAAGTCGCCGATGTCATCCGGGGCATACTGCCTCCCGGCAGTTACGTGGAAGGTGGGGTTGACGCCATCGCCAACGCGCTTGGAGGCCTGATTAACGCTTTGTCTGGTTCCAACAACCCGCAGGACGGCGTTGCCGCGCTGGAAACCCTGACCACTCCGGGCACAACCAGCCTGAACAACGCCCTGGGCTGGAAAGGGGTTAACCGAAACGCCTGCGCCGGCACCGCTGAAGACGTCTGGATCAACGGTAACCGGGTGAAGTTCTTCTCCTGGACCGGGCGCGGCATCTGGACCAACGTGTTCGACATTACCGATCCGTTCCTGGGCGTAACCTCTCTCGCCTTCGGCAGTGAGCCTAGTGATGGCCTGGTGGGCGTTTGCTCCACCATGATGGGCAATGTGATCGGCACCCACTACGACATGAACCATGTCGATGCCATCAACCACCTGCTGGGTGCACGCTCACTCTGGACCAACCCGGTCAGCCTGTACCGCAGCCACGCCAACCGTTTGAAGAACCGCGGATTGTGA
- a CDS encoding DUF3301 domain-containing protein: MTLGNLFWLFVAGFAIWYWWKAKDIKDFVLQAAHRYCKTMDVLLLDDAVYLRGLWFKRDRNGKLRVWRRFLFDFTTTGEERYTGRIIMLGRQIEHMELEPHRF; this comes from the coding sequence TTGACCCTCGGAAATCTTTTCTGGCTGTTTGTCGCCGGTTTTGCCATCTGGTATTGGTGGAAAGCCAAGGACATCAAAGACTTCGTGCTACAGGCCGCACACCGTTACTGTAAAACCATGGACGTGCTGTTACTGGATGATGCCGTTTACCTTCGCGGGCTCTGGTTCAAACGCGACCGCAACGGAAAACTCCGGGTATGGCGCCGCTTCCTGTTTGATTTCACCACCACTGGCGAAGAACGCTATACCGGGCGCATCATCATGCTCGGCCGACAGATTGAGCACATGGAACTGGAACCCCACCGGTTCTGA
- a CDS encoding efflux RND transporter permease subunit, producing the protein MKFTDIFVHRPVLATVVSLLILLIGARAAMEMEVRQYPKLESTTVTVTTAYPGASSDLIKGFITTPLQQAIAEASGIDYLTSTSSQGVSTIQAKMVLNYDANDALAEIQAKVASQRNVLPGDAEDPVITSTTGDDTALMYIAFYSTELEVPQITDYLTRVVQPKLQALSGVGKAQLLGRAFALRVWLDPERLAAVDLTPVEVADKLRANNYQAAVGTTRGQYTEIALTSDTDIADPEAFRNLVVKQQNGTLIRLRDIAEVELGSQTYNQLALYKGEPATYVAIELAPGANPLTVAGLVKDELPDIESQLPSGLNVRLAYDASDFIEDSINEVIRTLMEAMLIVLVVVFLCLGSIRAAIVPSVAVPLSLIGGAFIMLIFGFSLNLLTLLSLVLAIGLVVDDAIIMVENVHRHIEQGESRFDAALNGAREMATPIIAMTTTLVAVYAPIGFMGGLVGSLFTEFAFTLAGTVVISGIVALTLSPMLSGKVLKPHGNPGRFEVLVEKTFNGLANAYKAALTSLMQTKSVVVFFAVVVLGSIYFMVMMSQNELAPTEDQGILFYQGLGPQTSTLEYLFDHGQEVQERMSGVPGYNEDFMILGITSPNAVFGGFKLAPWSEREISQFEVQPMLDSELKKVTGLQTAVFPLPALPGSGGGLPFQFVVTTGGTYEQLNEVADELLGKAMQSGNFMFLQKSINFDKPVTRINVDRDRVADLGLSMRDVGQSLASMLSGGYINRFNMEGRSYQVIPQVGNDFRASREALDDYYIRAGNGQLVPLSSVVSFSEEVEPSNRTQFNQLNSLTLEGVIMPGVAAGSAMDFMEQAAAEVFPQGFSFDYTGESRQLATQGSALMVTFFLSLLVIYLVLAAQFESWRDPFIILVSVPMSVAGAMAFIVLGFASMNIYTQVGLITLIGVVSKNGILIVEFANLLQKEKGLNKVDAVIEAAAIRLRPIIMTSLALIFAMVPLLIAVGPGAESRFAIGLTISAGLGIGTLFTVFVLPAFYILLARDHHGSAADEYTEAANNDGAPATSSSH; encoded by the coding sequence ATGAAATTCACCGACATTTTTGTCCACCGGCCGGTGCTGGCCACCGTGGTCAGCCTGCTGATTCTGCTGATCGGTGCCCGGGCAGCCATGGAAATGGAAGTCCGCCAATACCCGAAACTGGAAAGCACCACGGTAACGGTCACCACCGCTTACCCCGGGGCCAGTTCTGACCTGATCAAGGGCTTTATCACCACGCCCCTGCAGCAGGCCATTGCCGAGGCCAGCGGCATCGACTATCTGACCTCTACCAGCTCCCAGGGCGTGTCAACGATTCAGGCCAAGATGGTTCTGAATTACGATGCCAACGACGCCCTCGCTGAAATTCAGGCCAAGGTTGCCAGCCAGCGCAACGTGCTGCCCGGCGATGCAGAAGACCCGGTGATCACCTCCACCACCGGTGACGACACGGCCCTGATGTATATTGCTTTCTACAGTACCGAGCTGGAAGTCCCCCAGATTACCGATTACCTGACCCGCGTGGTTCAGCCCAAGCTGCAGGCGCTGTCTGGCGTTGGCAAGGCCCAGCTGTTGGGGCGTGCTTTCGCTCTGCGGGTGTGGCTGGACCCGGAGCGGCTAGCCGCGGTGGATCTTACCCCGGTCGAAGTGGCAGACAAACTGCGAGCCAACAACTATCAGGCCGCTGTCGGCACCACCCGGGGCCAGTACACTGAGATTGCCCTGACCAGTGATACCGACATTGCCGATCCAGAAGCCTTCCGTAACCTGGTGGTCAAGCAGCAAAACGGTACCCTGATTCGGTTGCGGGACATTGCCGAGGTGGAGCTTGGCTCTCAAACCTACAATCAGCTGGCGCTTTATAAGGGCGAGCCCGCTACCTATGTCGCCATCGAACTGGCGCCGGGGGCCAACCCGCTGACCGTCGCCGGCCTGGTGAAAGACGAGTTACCGGACATCGAAAGCCAGCTACCCAGCGGCCTGAATGTGCGCCTGGCCTACGATGCCTCCGACTTCATTGAAGATTCCATCAACGAAGTCATCCGTACCCTGATGGAAGCCATGCTGATTGTTCTGGTGGTGGTATTCCTCTGCCTCGGCTCGATTCGCGCTGCTATCGTGCCATCTGTGGCGGTGCCTCTGTCGCTGATTGGCGGCGCGTTTATCATGCTGATCTTCGGTTTCTCACTGAACTTGCTGACCCTGCTATCCCTGGTTCTGGCGATCGGGCTGGTGGTGGACGATGCCATTATCATGGTGGAGAACGTGCACCGGCACATTGAGCAGGGCGAATCACGGTTTGACGCTGCGCTCAATGGCGCCCGTGAAATGGCCACACCGATCATCGCCATGACCACTACGCTGGTGGCGGTGTATGCGCCAATCGGGTTTATGGGCGGCCTGGTGGGCTCGCTGTTTACTGAATTTGCCTTCACCCTGGCGGGTACGGTTGTGATCTCCGGCATTGTTGCCCTGACACTCTCACCCATGCTCTCCGGCAAGGTGCTGAAACCCCATGGCAATCCCGGGCGCTTCGAGGTGCTGGTTGAAAAAACCTTTAATGGCCTCGCCAATGCCTACAAAGCTGCGCTTACCTCGTTGATGCAGACCAAGTCGGTGGTGGTGTTCTTCGCCGTCGTGGTATTGGGTTCTATCTATTTTATGGTGATGATGAGCCAGAATGAGCTGGCACCCACCGAGGACCAGGGCATCCTGTTTTACCAGGGGCTGGGGCCGCAAACCTCGACGCTGGAGTATCTGTTTGATCATGGCCAGGAGGTTCAGGAGCGGATGTCCGGCGTGCCCGGCTACAACGAGGATTTCATGATTCTTGGTATCACCAGCCCGAACGCCGTGTTTGGTGGTTTCAAGCTGGCACCGTGGAGTGAGCGGGAGATCAGCCAGTTCGAGGTACAGCCCATGCTGGATTCCGAACTCAAAAAAGTGACCGGATTGCAGACGGCGGTGTTCCCGTTACCGGCCCTGCCTGGTTCGGGTGGCGGCCTGCCGTTCCAGTTCGTGGTGACCACCGGTGGCACCTACGAACAGTTGAATGAAGTCGCCGACGAACTTCTTGGCAAAGCCATGCAGAGCGGCAACTTCATGTTCCTGCAGAAATCCATCAACTTCGACAAGCCCGTTACCCGCATCAACGTAGACCGGGACCGGGTGGCGGACCTGGGCCTGTCCATGCGTGATGTCGGTCAGTCGCTCGCCAGTATGCTCAGCGGCGGATACATCAACCGCTTCAATATGGAAGGCCGCTCCTATCAGGTGATTCCGCAGGTGGGTAATGACTTCCGCGCCAGCCGTGAAGCACTGGACGACTATTACATTCGCGCCGGCAATGGCCAACTGGTGCCTCTATCCAGTGTGGTCAGCTTCAGTGAAGAGGTGGAACCTTCCAACCGGACCCAGTTCAACCAGTTGAACTCGCTGACTCTTGAGGGCGTGATCATGCCCGGCGTGGCAGCTGGCTCCGCCATGGACTTTATGGAGCAGGCCGCAGCCGAGGTATTCCCGCAAGGCTTCAGCTTTGACTATACCGGGGAGTCGAGGCAGCTGGCCACCCAGGGCAGCGCTCTGATGGTGACCTTCTTCCTGTCGTTGCTGGTTATCTACCTGGTACTGGCGGCACAGTTCGAAAGCTGGCGCGATCCGTTCATCATCCTGGTGTCGGTGCCCATGTCTGTTGCCGGCGCCATGGCGTTTATCGTGCTCGGCTTTGCCTCCATGAACATCTACACCCAGGTGGGGTTGATTACCCTGATTGGTGTGGTGTCGAAAAACGGCATCCTGATCGTGGAGTTCGCCAACCTGCTGCAGAAAGAGAAAGGCCTGAACAAGGTGGATGCGGTGATTGAAGCTGCGGCCATTCGCCTGCGCCCGATCATCATGACCTCCCTGGCACTGATCTTTGCCATGGTGCCGCTGCTGATTGCGGTGGGCCCGGGGGCCGAGAGCCGGTTTGCGATTGGCCTGACCATCAGTGCCGGACTGGGTATCGGCACGTTGTTTACCGTATTCGTACTGCCGGCCTTCTACATTCTGCTGGCACGAGATCATCATGGCTCTGCGGCCGATGAGTATACGGAAGCTGCCAACAACGACGGGGCACCGGCCACATCCAGCAGCCATTAA